In Tripterygium wilfordii isolate XIE 37 chromosome 17, ASM1340144v1, whole genome shotgun sequence, the genomic window TTTTCCTCTCTCAAGAAAACAAGCATACACCCAACAGAATGACAAGAATGTTGAAAAGTGGCAGTTTAGTGTGTATCATGAACTTTCTTTACTTAGTTTAAAGAAGCCATACTTGTTATACATATAATTGAATGGATAACTTGATACAGTATATATGGTACTTACGTGAAAAGATTTGAGTATGAATTGAAAGGTGGTGGGGGATGGGCATAGATTGCCTTCCAACCATGTGGGGTTCACTCAAACAAGCTTTTTTGGGGTCAATGGAGGAGAAAGTGGATGCTTAGAGCAAAAAGAGGTCAGACTTTCAATGGAGGAAGAAATTTGTAGTAGTAGTCCCAATACTGAAACAACAACACTCATGCTACTTTTTAGTTGTACACAAATCTAATACTgttaattgaaacaaaaagcTGCATGTGCATGTGGTCCTTTCTCTTATCACAATTTGATTCATTCAATGTTTTCCATGATTGCTGTTTGGAAAACCATTTATGTACTAATCTCACCTGTAATTACATGTTTTCCATAAATACCCATGAAACTTGATTGCAAATCTTATTCAGAAGGGCAACTCCAACAAAGGATGCATGTGAGTATGTAAAATCCTAACCGTTAATATGCGTtctcattttttagtttttatcattCCAACAGGGTTCTCATCACAATATGTAAATTTACATTTTCTCAAATGAGTTCCCAAATATACAAAcccaaagaggagagagagtgagtatGCATATTTTTTAGAGAGTAAAAGTGACTTAGTTAATTTGGGAATCATTGTTGGAGTGCAGAGTTTTTCAAAGTTTGTAAATGAGTATGTAAACCATTTTGAAGTATGCATAGTACACATTTGGAAACTCATTTTACATATCATTGTTGGAGATGCCCTAAGCTAGGAGGAAGCTGCCCTAGTTTTCTCCTATGGTGAAACTATAGTAGATTAGTACATTTTCAAATCTATTGATTGTTTGATAGACTAATTCTCATCAATCATATGAGAATTTCTATGACAACATTGACTTTAAACTGTAATCAAGTAGTTAGGTGTGTTTAGAGAAGGTTCCTTTGGATTAAAACTCTCTAACTAACGCTAATGTCTTCTTGCTACTTGATTGAAATGCTGAAAAAATGCTGCCTAAAGTGCAGGGAGTGCTGTTTCATGCAATGGGTGGGCTGGGCTCTAAACCACGTCTACGTAGTCATGAATCCATGATTACGTACTCACTAGAATGGCCAACCGCACACCACACAAGTTGGAAATACATTATCACCAAAGATGAACATACATAAACAAGTTGAAAATACATTACCAAAAATGAACAGTTAGAGTAAAGAGATGTCCGTTGGTCTGTGAGCCAAAAAAAAGGACCTATACTGGGCCCACCACACACATGCAAACCGAATCAGGCGGGGGCGGCGACGTGTGTTACTTTTTCAAAATGTGCATTCTTTCCACAAAAGCTTGGGAGCTCAAACTATAAGTTCAAACCTCACTCTCATATACAAGAGTTGGTTGACTTGGTTCACCTAATTACCCAGTGTGGGACTTCTATTCTTCCTCAAGTTTGGTTATGCCCAAATGACTCACTTTGAAGCAACATTTCTATTCTTCCCCAAGGCGTTTCATAGTCCTCATACAATTCATAAAATTGTGCTGTATGCATATCCTGAGTTCATAGAAAGATAAGTAGTAGTGTACGGGCAAAGAACTTTCTCCTCTGTATTGCTTAAGGTTGTGCCAATCATATCCTCTGTATATGTACCCCTTTGGCGAGTGAATGCGTTGTAACATCATGTAACAGTTTCAATagaatgttttgttttacaaaATTCTGTGTCATTTTGAGTAAATGCTTTGTAGCTTGTGGTTTGTGCAATAATTGTTAAGAGTCTGTAGGATTAAGGCAGTAATTTTATTAGCAAACACCAACTCCATTAAATACACGAAGGAAAAACTGAGCAAAGAAAAGCCAGCTGAAGTGCACATTACTGCTGCGTAGAGCTACAACCGTTCAGGTTCATAAAAAAGCTTAATTTCCAACAAAGAAGTTTACTTTTCTTCATCTCTCACCTTCGTTGCATAAGGGGAGTACTCGTACTTACCATCCCACCTGTCATGTGGTTCAACAAAACCAggggagaaaacaaaaaaaaagaagaagaaaaaagtaagaACCAAATTATATGGAGCATCCAACTATGAATATAGAACTTTTGAAACCTAAACTAACCTGCAGTCCTCCTTTTCTGGTAGCTGGAGCTCCAGATCCTCTCCAAATGGCTGAAATACCAAGTCCACCATCCCCTCTTCCACTTGGTCGAACGTTGGTGGATCCCACTGCGTCAGAAGTAGATAATGCATCACCAAGGCAACTATAATAGAATATGATAAAGAAGAAAGGTGTTTCAACTTTTATTCAATATACACGAAAAAACGGGAATAAAACTCAATTACATTGGAAAAGCATGAGGTCAAACCATGCCAGAGACAAAACTTTGAACTAATTCTATTTACCACAAGCTGTCAGATTTCATTAGGACACATAAAAAAGATAATATTTGACACTCAACTTGAACTAACCCAACTTCACCAATGATATGATAGGAGTTTCACACATATGCACGCATAGAGGGAGTAGAGAGTACCTTAGGAGCAGTACCCTTATCAATAGTGAGTGCTCTGATACCCTTCATCAGAAAACAAAAACTTCATTTAATATGCGGGGAAATTGTGTCTCCAAAATTCTATCACTTGCTATTCCTATTAGTAACTCGAACTCTACCTCATACACATCTGCCGAGACTGTGGTTCGCAATATGTTCATCGTTAGCCTGAATTCTTTCTTCAGACATTCAGCCAGTGTTTGCTTCCTTCCATCACGAATCTGTAAATATGTAGTAGAAAGTCCAATAAGAGGCAGTATATGCAGTCCGTCCAGAAACCAAGCCATAACGCACATGATATGTTTTCATAAACATTAGCCATTTAGGTGAAGAAGCCTTGAAGTATGTCCATTTGAGGTTATCACCAGATCTAGTAAACTTATGATCATATGTACTCTGTATGGAAACTGTTGTGCTAATAAAATAAGATTTCTATACCGATCTTAGCGTTATTTTCAGTGCAATAGGAGATGATCTTTTCAACCCCTTGAGGACTGGTCCTACCCATTCATTTCCTTCTTTCCTTGCCTCGGTATCCTGTAGAGTAGAGTACACACTCATTCACCCAACTTGTGGTCTGAAGATATAAATATATGCTATTTACAACGAACAAAACAAGTAAGGACTCACAAATGATTTGATAATATCCTCCACAGTATCCTTGGAAAAGCACTCATCAATTATCGACTTCCTGATAGATAAGCATGTATGGTCTTAATGTTATGAAGCTTAATGGTGCTAACGGAAAAGTAAATAGGTATCCCAGTTCAGATTATTACTTGTTTAGAACACTGTCTTCATTGGGCTGAACTTCACAGGAGAATTCTTCGATTGCAGACTTGATTGCACTCTCATCACCAGAGTTCAATTTAATCAGATACTTCTCCAGATCTGCCATTTTCTGATAAATAGAAGACAGTGAATATGTAATTGTCTGACATGTAACCTATTCAATAGAGAGATCACCCTTTGCAGTTCCAGTATTGAGCTAAAAAATTGCAGTTTTTACGACTAGCACCAACCAGCAGTTCAGCTCTTCATCTAGTATATAAAAGCACGGATTTTTGACCGACAGACACAACGTCATCCACACAAGATTATGTAATTTAGCAAGGGAACTATAAGCAAGCAAAAGTTCAAGCTCACCTCAGAAGAGACAAAATGGGTTGCCAGTCCGGTTGCAACCAGTTCCTTACCATTAAGCCTTGACCCAGTTAAGGCTAAGTATTCCCCTGCACGAAAATCCATCTCATATCAATTTAATGCTTGGCATCATGAAGAGTATTCTCTTCGCTCTTGTACTGAACAAGACTAAATTTAAATTGGAAAGACTTCAatctaacaagtaacaacataTTAGGCACCTGCAAAAGTAAATAAGAAGTAAGGCAAATCATACTCAAGTACTCAACTGAAGCCAACAAGTTCGATTCAAAACTAGAGGGAATCTGATACGTGAATTATTTTCTTTAGTTCAATTCAACGCAGGACAATGATTTCTGGTTAGATTATTATAGATTTGATGTTTTCAACAACTATAGTTGTTTCTCCTCTTCAATCGTTCTAATTTATAAAATCATGTTTCCTACCCATCGGCTATTGCATGCTTACCCAAATGACCAGGCAGATGGGAAAGAATGTACGAAAAGCCACAATCAACATGAAACCCGATACTTGCTTCTGGAGTTGCAAAAACctataaaataaatacattaaAGACATTGCAACTAGTAAGTATATGCCAAATCAGTCTTGCATGTAAACCTTCCAGAACAAATGATCATGTtgagaaataataaaataagaattgAATGCCCACAGTTTTCTCAGTGACAACTGAAAATTTCATTGGAGTCATCAACGACGCTCCTCCTCCCATTGCAATTCCATTAACCAGGGCAACCTGTTAATCAAACGGCCAATTGTAAATGTCTACTGCAGAAAACATTTTGTAAGAAGCAGAAACTTGTAATCTACGAAGATTGTGGGACAATAGGATGAGGTTTCAGGACGTTGCCTGGGTTTTCTTGTATGTATGGATGTGATAGCATAGCCAATACATTCTGTACACCACTTCAAGGCAAGAATCCTCTGCAAAAGTTAATTCAAATACAAATTTTAGCCTTGCTACTAACCAATAAAGCAATGTCATAAATCATAATGTCTCAGAGAGGTGTTCAACATGTGCATTGTCGTCTGTGGATGGAAAGATCATAATGAACATCGTGCAAATaacagaaattcaaaatttctaTTTTAGGGTAGTGCATTTACTTATTGTTTTTCCATCATAGAACATTTTCAAATCCCCTCCAGCAGAAAAAGCTCGGCCAGCTCCCTGCACAAGACCATCAAATTTAGTAATTACATAACATCATCCATAAGTCAATCTAATTCAATTTATATCATGAAAAAGGGAAGCAAAAAACCTAAATCACCAATAACAACttgaaattccaaagaatcttCGAAAACTAACTTTGACTAATATAAGCTTAGCTTTGTCATCCCTCTCCCATTTTTCCAAGTATTCAGCTAGTAGATAAACCTGATCGGAATAAAAGGAAAAGTTAGTTACATATCCAAAATGATTCTAGGTACTTAAATTAAGCTGCAACATGGGAAAACCCAGTTTGATATCATCCAGACATACCACTTTTGAATTGATCACATTCAGTTGACGAGACCGGTTCAAAGTAATTATCCTCACGATATTGTCTATTTCTTCCCCGAGAACAACCTAAACAATATTCACAAAAGAACCCATAATGTAATTAAaaggtataattttttttctgaaCCCATTTGGGAAGATAACCAGTGTAATTGgaagaataaataaaaagaggCATAGAAAGGGGAAACACAGAAAAGGATAAAACAACAGTAACACATGAAGATCAGGTTACCTGCTCTTCTGGGTTCACAACTTCTTGAGCCATTGAATtgataaacaaataaatcgaTCCTTAACCAACTATCTGCGCAAAGATATAGTTCTAGGTAATTAAGTAAAGAGCCGTGCATTCAATCTCTCAGAAATCAGAACCAAAAGTTACAAGCTTGATAGTCAAAACAGTAGTAAGAAACTTGTAAAACAAAGATATATACCCAACAATGAAGAAATGCCACGGAttccaacaaaattgaaaaggaaACGAACAACTGAACTTCCAGGAGAAATGTAAGTCGAAATGAAGACTAGGTGGGTCTTATGCAGAACCAGTAACGGAAAAGCAGTTGCAGGGTTGGCTGGTTGGTAAGCTCGAGTAATAGTTTAAACTTCAAAGTTTGATGTTATTTGATGTACCTACCACCACCTCTTTCCACGCTCTCCACCTGTGGAGTCATTTCGGGTCGTTATAGCTACCAACTCCACCCCACCGACACACAGC contains:
- the LOC119982328 gene encoding 3-hydroxyisobutyryl-CoA hydrolase-like protein 5 isoform X1, with protein sequence MAQEVVNPEEQVVLGEEIDNIVRIITLNRSRQLNVINSKVVYLLAEYLEKWERDDKAKLILVKGAGRAFSAGGDLKMFYDGKTIKDSCLEVVYRMYWLCYHIHTYKKTQVALVNGIAMGGGASLMTPMKFSVVTEKTVFATPEASIGFHVDCGFSYILSHLPGHLGEYLALTGSRLNGKELVATGLATHFVSSEKMADLEKYLIKLNSGDESAIKSAIEEFSCEVQPNEDSVLNKKSIIDECFSKDTVEDIIKSFDTEARKEGNEWVGPVLKGLKRSSPIALKITLRSIRDGRKQTLAECLKKEFRLTMNILRTTVSADVYEGIRALTIDKGTAPKWDPPTFDQVEEGMVDLVFQPFGEDLELQLPEKEDCRWDGKYEYSPYATKVRDEEK
- the LOC119982328 gene encoding 3-hydroxyisobutyryl-CoA hydrolase-like protein 5 isoform X3 — translated: MFYDGKTIKDSCLEVVYRMYWLCYHIHTYKKTQVALVNGIAMGGGASLMTPMKFSVVTEKTVFATPEASIGFHVDCGFSYILSHLPGHLGEYLALTGSRLNGKELVATGLATHFVSSEKMADLEKYLIKLNSGDESAIKSAIEEFSCEVQPNEDSVLNKKSIIDECFSKDTVEDIIKSFDTEARKEGNEWVGPVLKGLKRSSPIALKITLRSIRDGRKQTLAECLKKEFRLTMNILRTTVSADVYEGIRALTIDKGTAPKWDPPTFDQVEEGMVDLVFQPFGEDLELQLPEKEDCRWDGKYEYSPYATKVRDEEK
- the LOC119982328 gene encoding 3-hydroxyisobutyryl-CoA hydrolase-like protein 5 isoform X2; the protein is MAQEVVNPEEQVVLGEEIDNIVRIITLNRSRQLNVINSKVVYLLAEYLEKWERDDKAKLILVKGAGRAFSAGGDLKMFYDGKTIKDSCLEVVYRMYWLCYHIHTYKKTQVALVNGIAMGGGASLMTPMKFSVVTEKTVFATPEASIGFHVDCGFSYILSHLPGHLGEYLALTGSRLNGKELVATGLATHFVSSEKMADLEKYLIKLNSGDESAIKSAIEEFSCEVQPNEDSVLNKKSIIDECFSKDTVEDIIKSFDTEARKEGNEWVGPVLKGLKRSSPIALKITLRSIRDGRKQTLAECLKKEFRLTMNILRTTVSADVYEGIRALTIDKGTAPKLPW